In Chryseobacterium gleum, a single genomic region encodes these proteins:
- the hisIE gene encoding bifunctional phosphoribosyl-AMP cyclohydrolase/phosphoribosyl-ATP diphosphatase HisIE, with translation MKIDFNKDNGLVPVVIQDNRTLQVLMLGYMNEEAFEKTKKEGIVTFFSRSKNRLWTKGEESGNFLTVKSIDIDCDQDTILIKAVPKNVVCHTGSFSCFGEKNAKGFLYELEEKIAQRIDSKAEDSYTYSLYQRGINKMAQKVGEEAVELVIETKDNNDDLFKNEAADLLYHFLILLKAKGFSLEAIEEILQNRDK, from the coding sequence ATGAAAATAGATTTTAATAAAGACAACGGGCTTGTTCCGGTAGTCATTCAGGACAACAGAACATTGCAGGTTTTAATGTTGGGCTACATGAATGAAGAAGCTTTTGAGAAAACAAAAAAAGAAGGAATTGTTACTTTTTTCAGCCGTTCCAAAAACAGACTCTGGACAAAAGGTGAGGAATCAGGTAACTTTTTAACGGTAAAAAGTATTGATATAGATTGTGATCAGGACACCATTTTAATCAAAGCAGTTCCAAAGAATGTGGTTTGTCACACCGGAAGTTTCAGCTGTTTCGGAGAAAAGAATGCGAAAGGATTCCTGTACGAACTGGAGGAAAAAATAGCTCAGAGAATAGATTCAAAAGCTGAAGATTCTTATACTTATTCGCTCTATCAGAGAGGAATCAATAAAATGGCTCAAAAAGTAGGAGAGGAAGCTGTAGAACTGGTGATTGAAACAAAAGATAATAATGATGATCTCTTTAAAAATGAAGCAGCCGATCTGCTGTATCATTTTTTGATTTTATTGAAAGCAAAAGGATTTTCGCTGGAAGCGATTGAAGAGATCCTGCAGAACAGAGACAAGTAA
- the hisA gene encoding 1-(5-phosphoribosyl)-5-[(5-phosphoribosylamino)methylideneamino]imidazole-4-carboxamide isomerase, giving the protein MKIIPAIDIIDGKCVRLSKGDYNTKKIYNEDPVEVAKEFESFGIQYLHLVDLDGAKSKHIVNQKVLENIARSTSLHIDFGGGLKTQEDIETAFNSGAKQITLGSIAVQDPEFCFGMIEKYGAEKIILGADCENRKIKTSGWLKESDHDIIDFILQYQEKGVQTAICTDIAKDGMLEGPSTALYIEILYKTSVQLVASGGISGITDVYKMKDIGCAGTIIGKAIYEGKISLPQLQNFIENA; this is encoded by the coding sequence ATGAAAATAATTCCGGCTATTGATATTATCGACGGGAAATGTGTCCGTTTATCAAAAGGAGATTACAATACAAAGAAAATATACAATGAAGATCCTGTAGAAGTGGCCAAAGAGTTTGAAAGCTTTGGAATTCAGTACCTACATTTGGTAGATCTGGATGGGGCAAAATCGAAGCATATCGTCAATCAGAAAGTTCTGGAAAATATTGCCAGGTCTACCTCATTGCATATTGACTTTGGAGGTGGCTTAAAAACTCAGGAAGATATTGAAACCGCTTTTAATTCCGGAGCAAAGCAGATTACTTTAGGAAGTATTGCGGTTCAGGATCCTGAATTCTGTTTCGGAATGATTGAAAAGTATGGCGCTGAAAAAATTATTCTGGGCGCTGACTGTGAAAACAGAAAAATTAAAACCTCCGGCTGGCTGAAAGAAAGTGATCATGACATCATTGATTTTATCCTTCAGTATCAGGAAAAAGGAGTACAAACCGCTATTTGTACTGATATTGCAAAGGATGGTATGCTGGAAGGCCCTTCAACAGCTTTATATATTGAGATTCTATATAAAACATCAGTTCAGCTGGTAGCAAGCGGAGGCATTTCAGGCATCACAGATGTCTATAAAATGAAAGATATCGGATGTGCCGGAACAATTATCGGGAAAGCGATTTATGAGGGAAAAATAAGCTTACCACAACTTCAAAATTTTATTGAAAATGCTTAA
- a CDS encoding RNA ligase family protein — protein MTTNMNDTALTEFSGYEKMPDSLKKLGLNEGELSKMDKLKWVVTEKIHGANFSFAYENDTLRYAKRREYLDWKDDFFGFQLVVSELEDRMLSLFEHLRTAVSGVRYIVYGELFGGHYPHPEVSAVENVQAVQTGVYYTPDILFYAFDIAIVDESGLKNYMDYETAASYFEQFGISYVKPLFIGKFNEALNFNTRIDSPVPKELGLPDLEHNLIEGVVIKPYNLKDKELLSNRPVIKLKNPEFDEEEKFHKAEKWSLFRISLQKRKVFLLLQKN, from the coding sequence TTGACAACTAATATGAACGATACAGCCTTAACTGAATTTTCCGGATACGAAAAAATGCCTGATTCATTGAAGAAACTCGGTCTCAATGAAGGTGAATTGTCAAAAATGGATAAACTGAAATGGGTGGTTACTGAGAAAATCCATGGTGCCAATTTCAGTTTCGCTTATGAAAATGATACACTCAGATATGCCAAAAGAAGAGAGTATCTTGACTGGAAAGATGATTTCTTTGGGTTCCAGCTTGTTGTCAGCGAATTGGAGGACAGAATGCTTTCATTGTTTGAGCATCTGAGAACTGCAGTGTCTGGCGTCAGGTATATTGTATACGGAGAATTATTCGGAGGACATTATCCGCATCCGGAAGTCTCTGCCGTTGAAAATGTACAAGCTGTACAGACAGGAGTTTATTATACACCTGATATTCTTTTTTACGCTTTTGATATAGCCATTGTTGATGAATCAGGATTGAAAAATTATATGGATTATGAAACTGCAGCTTCTTATTTTGAACAATTCGGGATATCCTATGTAAAACCATTATTCATAGGAAAATTCAATGAAGCTCTGAATTTCAATACCAGAATAGATTCTCCGGTTCCAAAAGAGCTTGGACTTCCTGATCTGGAACATAACCTGATTGAAGGAGTTGTGATTAAACCCTATAATTTAAAAGATAAGGAATTGCTGTCTAACCGCCCGGTCATCAAGCTGAAAAATCCTGAATTTGATGAAGAAGAAAAGTTTCATAAAGCAGAAAAATGGTCATTGTTCCGGATATCTCTTCAAAAGCGGAAAGTCTTTCTTTTATTACAGAAGAATTAA
- the rplT gene encoding 50S ribosomal protein L20 — MPRSVNAVASRARRKKIFKHAKGYFGRRKNVWTVAKNAVEKAMQYAYRGRKEKKRNFRALWITRINAGTREHGMSYSQFMGALKKNNIELNRKVLADLAMNHPEAFKAVVDQVK; from the coding sequence ATGCCAAGATCAGTAAATGCCGTAGCTTCAAGAGCTCGCAGAAAGAAAATTTTTAAGCACGCTAAAGGTTATTTCGGAAGAAGAAAGAACGTTTGGACTGTAGCTAAAAACGCGGTAGAAAAAGCAATGCAATATGCTTACCGTGGTAGAAAAGAGAAAAAGAGAAATTTCAGAGCACTTTGGATCACTCGTATCAACGCGGGAACTAGAGAGCACGGAATGTCTTACTCTCAATTTATGGGAGCTCTTAAAAAGAACAACATCGAACTTAACAGAAAAGTTTTAGCAGATTTAGCAATGAATCACCCTGAAGCTTTCAAAGCTGTTGTAGATCAAGTAAAATAA
- the rpmI gene encoding 50S ribosomal protein L35, with product MPKLKTKSGAKKRFALTGSGKIKRKNAYKSHILTKKETKQKRNLTTTSYVAKVDEKSVQRQLAIK from the coding sequence ATGCCAAAATTAAAAACGAAATCAGGTGCTAAAAAGCGTTTTGCTCTTACCGGTTCTGGTAAGATCAAAAGAAAAAATGCTTACAAAAGCCACATCTTAACTAAGAAAGAAACTAAGCAGAAGAGAAATCTTACTACTACTTCTTACGTAGCTAAAGTGGACGAAAAAAGCGTTCAACGTCAATTAGCAATTAAGTAG
- the hisF gene encoding imidazole glycerol phosphate synthase subunit HisF: MLKKRIIPCLDIKDGSTVKGVNFEDLKNAGDPVELAKKYEQEGADELVFLDITATIEDRKTFVQLVKDIAKELSIPFTVGGGISSVKDVRKLLEAGADKISVNSSAVKNPDLISDLAKEFGSQCVVVAIDTRQVGDKDLVHIKGGREATELSTVEWAKQAESLGAGEILLTSMDGDGTKNGFDLRITGLVSEAISIPVIASGGAGTTDDFVKVFDETKATGALAASIFHFNEIGIQELKEQLKTQKIEVR; this comes from the coding sequence ATGCTTAAGAAAAGAATTATTCCATGTCTGGATATTAAAGACGGGTCTACAGTCAAGGGAGTCAATTTTGAGGATCTTAAAAATGCGGGGGATCCTGTAGAGCTTGCTAAAAAATACGAACAGGAAGGTGCTGATGAACTTGTTTTCCTGGATATTACGGCTACTATTGAAGATAGAAAAACTTTTGTACAGCTGGTAAAAGACATCGCAAAAGAACTCAGTATTCCTTTCACTGTAGGAGGCGGAATTTCGTCTGTGAAAGATGTAAGAAAGCTTTTGGAAGCAGGCGCGGACAAAATCAGTGTCAATTCCTCAGCAGTAAAAAATCCAGATCTTATTTCTGATCTGGCTAAAGAATTCGGAAGCCAGTGCGTTGTGGTAGCTATTGATACAAGACAGGTAGGAGATAAGGATCTGGTTCATATCAAAGGAGGAAGAGAAGCAACAGAACTCTCTACAGTAGAATGGGCAAAACAAGCCGAATCTCTTGGAGCAGGAGAAATTCTGCTGACCTCCATGGATGGTGACGGTACTAAAAATGGCTTTGATCTCCGTATTACCGGACTGGTTTCGGAAGCAATCAGTATTCCTGTGATTGCATCCGGTGGAGCAGGTACAACAGATGATTTTGTTAAAGTGTTTGATGAAACAAAAGCTACAGGTGCATTGGCAGCCAGTATATTTCATTTTAATGAAATTGGGATTCAGGAATTGAAGGAACAGTTAAAAACGCAAAAAATTGAAGTACGATGA
- a CDS encoding M28 family peptidase has protein sequence MKKLTTLLCTALMMQSIAAQSFIQAYKDRADMVTQANITANLQEFSNLGVKTTGSVANANTLTWIKNKYLSYGYSASQIVESPFTFGSTSSKNLIITKTGTLYPNKYVIICGHFDTIYGPGVNDNGSGTSIILEAARILQNVPTEYSIKFIHFSGEEQGLRGSSHYVNNVVYQGGVRKLDIKLVFNLDQVGGVKGNNNNTVYCDEDQGGVSSNNAASAAVTQQLRNCTALYSPLQTAVDPAADTDYIPFEQKGEVITGFFERIRSSYPHSSKDTFTNMDPVYVYNIGKATVGALQHFASASTTMSKSAAKNTLETAKIYPNPAHNVLNIELPDSKATNFSFEISNSMGRSMLKVNNERKIDVSSLQNGVYVGVLKVGEETLVKNIMIER, from the coding sequence ATGAAAAAATTAACAACACTTTTATGCACTGCATTAATGATGCAGAGTATTGCCGCACAGAGTTTTATCCAGGCTTACAAAGACAGGGCGGATATGGTTACACAAGCCAATATCACTGCAAATCTTCAGGAATTCAGCAATTTAGGCGTAAAAACCACTGGTTCGGTAGCTAACGCGAATACACTGACCTGGATCAAAAACAAATATCTTTCTTATGGTTATTCTGCCAGCCAGATTGTAGAAAGTCCTTTTACCTTTGGAAGTACAAGCTCAAAAAACCTGATCATCACCAAAACAGGAACGCTTTACCCTAACAAATATGTCATTATCTGCGGACATTTCGATACTATTTACGGTCCGGGAGTTAATGATAATGGCAGCGGAACATCTATTATCCTTGAAGCCGCAAGAATCCTGCAAAATGTTCCGACGGAATATTCCATTAAATTCATTCACTTTTCCGGTGAGGAACAGGGGTTGAGAGGAAGCTCCCATTATGTGAATAATGTCGTATACCAGGGAGGCGTGCGTAAGTTAGATATAAAACTGGTCTTCAATCTGGATCAGGTTGGCGGTGTAAAAGGAAATAACAACAATACGGTATACTGCGATGAAGATCAGGGAGGTGTTTCCAGTAATAATGCAGCTTCTGCAGCTGTTACCCAGCAGCTGAGAAACTGTACGGCGCTTTACTCTCCTCTTCAGACCGCTGTAGACCCGGCTGCTGATACTGATTATATACCTTTTGAACAGAAAGGAGAAGTAATTACAGGTTTTTTTGAGAGAATAAGAAGCAGCTATCCTCACAGCTCAAAGGATACTTTTACCAATATGGATCCTGTTTATGTGTACAATATCGGAAAGGCTACCGTAGGAGCATTGCAGCATTTTGCAAGTGCATCAACAACAATGAGTAAATCTGCTGCTAAAAATACCCTGGAAACGGCAAAAATCTATCCTAATCCGGCTCATAACGTACTCAATATTGAATTACCGGATTCTAAAGCAACGAACTTCAGTTTTGAAATCAGTAATTCTATGGGAAGATCAATGCTGAAAGTAAATAATGAAAGAAAGATTGATGTTTCCAGCCTTCAGAATGGAGTGTATGTGGGAGTTTTAAAAGTTGGTGAAGAAACTCTTGTTAAGAATATTATGATTGAAAGGTAA
- a CDS encoding M28 family peptidase, with protein MKKIITFLLTSATLQSIEAQSFIQAYQDRANIVTQTNITANLQEFANLGVKTTGSTANANALTWLKNKYLSYGYSASQITEDPFTAGSYNSKNLVITKTGTVYPNKYVIICGHFDSITGLGINDNGSGTSIILEAARILKDVPTEYSIKFIHFSGEEQGLLGSQHYANTVAYQNGTRVLDIKLVFNLDQVGGVMGNNNNTVYCDQDLGGLTSNNAASAAVTQELRNCTALYSPLLTAVDPAADTDYIPFEQKGEVITGFFERIRSTYPHTVNDTFANTDPVYIYNIGKASVGALQHFAVATGTLGTHEATVKNTLETVKIYPNPAKDIINIELPDSGIKNFTFEITDFQGRSVFKKNNETKINVSGLENGAYLGILKTGDQKVVRKVMIER; from the coding sequence ATGAAGAAAATCATTACTTTTTTACTCACTTCTGCCACTTTGCAGAGCATTGAAGCACAAAGCTTCATTCAGGCTTATCAGGACAGAGCGAATATAGTGACCCAAACCAATATCACAGCCAATCTTCAGGAGTTTGCCAACCTGGGAGTTAAAACCACGGGTTCAACAGCCAATGCCAACGCACTGACATGGCTTAAAAACAAGTACCTTTCCTACGGATATTCCGCCAGCCAGATTACAGAAGATCCTTTTACAGCAGGAAGTTATAATTCTAAAAACCTGGTGATTACCAAAACAGGAACTGTATATCCCAACAAATATGTGATCATATGCGGACACTTCGACAGTATTACCGGTCTGGGAATCAATGACAACGGAAGCGGAACTTCTATCATTCTTGAAGCAGCAAGAATTTTGAAAGATGTACCTACAGAATATTCAATTAAATTCATTCATTTTTCCGGTGAAGAGCAAGGGCTTCTGGGAAGCCAGCATTATGCCAATACGGTTGCTTATCAGAACGGAACCCGTGTTCTGGATATTAAACTGGTTTTCAACCTGGATCAGGTAGGTGGAGTGATGGGCAACAATAACAATACCGTTTATTGTGATCAGGACCTTGGAGGGCTTACTTCCAATAATGCAGCTTCAGCAGCTGTAACCCAGGAACTCAGAAACTGCACGGCGCTCTACTCTCCTCTTCTGACAGCGGTGGATCCGGCTGCTGATACGGATTATATTCCTTTTGAACAAAAGGGTGAAGTGATCACAGGTTTCTTCGAAAGAATCAGAAGTACGTATCCGCATACTGTGAATGATACTTTTGCCAATACAGACCCTGTATACATTTACAATATAGGGAAAGCATCTGTTGGGGCCTTACAGCATTTTGCCGTTGCTACCGGTACTTTGGGCACTCATGAAGCCACTGTAAAAAATACATTGGAAACGGTAAAAATTTATCCCAATCCTGCAAAAGACATCATCAATATTGAACTTCCTGATTCCGGAATTAAAAATTTTACTTTTGAAATTACTGACTTTCAGGGGCGTTCCGTTTTCAAGAAAAACAATGAAACGAAAATTAATGTTTCAGGATTAGAGAATGGTGCTTACCTCGGTATTTTAAAAACCGGAGATCAAAAGGTCGTAAGGAAAGTGATGATTGAAAGATAG
- a CDS encoding M28 family peptidase: MKKVAAFLLTSIALQNTSAQSFIQAYKDRADMVTQTNINNNLQEFAGFGVKRTGTAANTNALNWLKNKYASYGYTANDLSEDTFTYGSNASKNLIITKTGTLYPNQYIIICGHYDTITGPGVSDNGSGTSIILEAARILKNVPTEYSIKFIHFSGEEQGLVGSSHYVNNVAYQSGTKVLDIKLVLNIDQVGGLLGNNNNTINCERDEGGMSANNAASDVATHELITCTSLYSPLQTNLSYTYSSDYMPFEAKGYTITGFYETIESNNQHTVNDTFANLDPVYVLNVGKAAVGALQHFAVASTTNNLLSTNDTSLQKSGEAIRLYPNPAKDLVTVEFEQKVKKFKIEVNDMAGNLVLNLENQEKINTSGLKNGAYTFTIKTDKGNTTKKIIINK, from the coding sequence ATGAAAAAAGTTGCAGCTTTTTTGCTCACTTCCATCGCACTGCAAAATACGAGTGCCCAGAGTTTTATCCAGGCTTATAAAGACAGGGCAGATATGGTAACTCAAACCAATATTAACAACAATCTTCAGGAATTTGCAGGATTTGGGGTAAAAAGAACAGGCACAGCAGCCAATACCAATGCGCTGAACTGGCTTAAAAATAAATATGCCTCCTATGGATATACCGCAAATGATCTTTCTGAGGACACTTTCACTTATGGAAGTAATGCTTCAAAAAACCTGATCATTACCAAGACCGGAACTTTGTATCCCAACCAATACATCATTATCTGCGGGCATTATGATACAATAACAGGTCCGGGAGTAAGTGATAACGGAAGCGGTACTTCCATTATTCTTGAAGCAGCAAGGATTCTTAAAAATGTTCCTACTGAATATTCTATCAAATTCATCCATTTTTCCGGTGAAGAACAGGGACTTGTTGGGAGCAGCCATTACGTAAATAATGTGGCATACCAGTCAGGTACAAAAGTTCTGGATATCAAGCTTGTTTTAAATATTGATCAGGTAGGAGGATTGCTTGGAAATAACAACAATACAATCAACTGTGAAAGAGATGAAGGAGGAATGTCCGCCAACAATGCAGCCTCAGATGTTGCAACGCATGAGCTTATAACATGTACAAGTCTTTATTCTCCTCTTCAGACCAACCTCTCTTACACTTACAGCTCAGATTACATGCCTTTTGAAGCTAAAGGGTATACTATTACAGGGTTTTACGAAACTATCGAAAGTAATAATCAGCATACCGTAAATGATACTTTTGCCAATCTGGATCCAGTGTATGTTCTCAATGTAGGAAAAGCAGCCGTGGGAGCTTTGCAGCATTTTGCCGTTGCTTCTACAACCAATAATCTGCTCAGCACAAATGATACCTCTTTACAAAAATCAGGTGAAGCCATCAGGCTTTATCCTAATCCTGCTAAAGATCTTGTGACTGTGGAATTTGAGCAAAAAGTAAAGAAATTCAAAATTGAAGTGAATGATATGGCAGGAAACCTTGTTTTAAACCTTGAAAATCAGGAAAAAATTAATACCTCAGGATTAAAAAACGGAGCATATACCTTTACCATCAAAACTGATAAAGGAAATACAACCAAAAAAATAATCATTAATAAATAA